Proteins from a single region of Corvus hawaiiensis isolate bCorHaw1 chromosome 6, bCorHaw1.pri.cur, whole genome shotgun sequence:
- the CDK2AP2 gene encoding cyclin-dependent kinase 2-associated protein 2 encodes MSYKPIAPAPATPGAASASPAPPGPGAPSAATSVPSPSGSVPGAAAPFRPLFNDFGPPSMGYVQAMKPPGAQGSQSTYTDLLSVIEEMGKEIRPTYAGSKSAMERLKRGIIHARALVRECLAETERNART; translated from the exons ATGTCCTACAAGCCCATCGCTCCCGCCCCCGCTACCCCCGGAGCCGCCAGcgccagccccgccccgccggggcccGGGGCACCGTCCGCCG CCACGAGTGTCCCGTCGCCCTCCGGTTCCGtccccggcgccgccgcccctTTCCGGCCGCTCTTCAATGACTTCGGGCCGCCGTCCATGGGCTACGTGCAG GCCATGAAGCCCCCCGGGGCGCAGGGCTCGCAGAGCACCTACACCGACCTGCTCTCGGTCATCgaggagatggggaaggagaTCCGGCCCACCTACGCTGGCAGCAAGAGCGCCATGGAGCGGCTGAAGCGGG GGATCATCCACGCCCGGGCGCTGGTCAGGGAGTGCCTGGCCGAGACAGAGCGAAACGCCCGCACGTAA
- the CABP2 gene encoding calcium-binding protein 2 isoform X4: MGNCTKTPERRLPKDGKPHSGAPGSGTGDPEDLLDVAQTPPLQGYSVLQGLVGPACIFLRQSIAITQRDRELRPEEIEELKQAFREFDKDHDGYISYKDLGECMRTMGYMPTEMELIELSQQITGGKVDFDDFVELMGPKMLAETADMIGIKELRDAFREFDTNGDGQISMPELREAMRKLLGQQLNYREVDEILKDVDLNGDGLVDFEGRSREGARSTPRDIWDVPRVFFPGRVCADDVALRVACANAGPKPPVPYEEEGATEGPPAPGAGAVLAQQRSCLG, from the exons ATGGGCAACTGCACCAAGACCCCTGAGCGACGGCTCCCAAAG GATGGGAAGCCGCACTCGGGCGCTCCAGGCtccggcacaggggaccccgaGGACCTGCTGGACGTGGCACAGACCCCCCCGCTGCAGGGATACTcggtgctgcaggggctggtggGGCCGGCCTGCATCTTCCTTCGGCAGAGCATTGCCATCACCCAGCGG gACCGGGAGCTGCGGCCTGAGGAGATTGAAG agctgaAGCAGGCGTTCCGGGAGTTTGACAAGGACCATGATGGCTACATCAGCTACAAGGACCTGGGCGAGTGCATGCGGACCATGGGCTACATGCCCACGGAAATGGAGCTCATCGAGCTGTCCCAGCAGATCA ctgggggcaAGGTGGATTTTGATGattttgtggagctgatggGCCCCAAGATGCTGGCAGAGACAGCGGATATGATTGGGATCAAGGAGCTGCGTGATGCCTTCCGTGAG TTTGACACCAATGGGGACGGGCAGATCAGCATGCCGGAGCTGCGGGAGGCCATGCGCAagctcctggggcagcagctcAACTACCGGGAGGTGGATGAGATTCTCAAGGATGTGGATCTCAATGGCGATGGCCTGGTGGACTTCGAAGgtaggagcagggaaggggccAGGAGCACCCCCAGGGACATCTGGGATGTTCCGCGTGTGTTTTTCCCCGGCAGAGTTTGTGCGGATGATGTCGCGCTGAGGGTGGCGTGTGCCAACGCGGGACCCAAGCCCCCCGTGCCTTACGAAGAGGAGGGGGCCACAGAGGGAcccccagctccaggggctggggcGGTGCTGGCGCAGCAGCGCTCGTGCCTGGGGTGA
- the CABP2 gene encoding calcium-binding protein 2 isoform X1 — MFFLFRGPQRRGTGSPAPLTCRGAPRHHGPGRRGARRSRPAPRPGGPGTAGTARSRGRLNHSGASPMEHQRTAEEPGPRPLPAFGQDGKPHSGAPGSGTGDPEDLLDVAQTPPLQGYSVLQGLVGPACIFLRQSIAITQRDRELRPEEIEELKQAFREFDKDHDGYISYKDLGECMRTMGYMPTEMELIELSQQITGGKVDFDDFVELMGPKMLAETADMIGIKELRDAFREFDTNGDGQISMPELREAMRKLLGQQLNYREVDEILKDVDLNGDGLVDFEGRSREGARSTPRDIWDVPRVFFPGRVCADDVALRVACANAGPKPPVPYEEEGATEGPPAPGAGAVLAQQRSCLG, encoded by the exons ATGTTCTTCCTCTTCCGCGGGCCGCAGCGGCGCGGCACCGGCAGCCCCGCGCCCCTCACCTGCCGGGGCGCCCCCCGGCACCACGGCCCCGGCCGGAGGGGtgcccgccgctcccgcccggccccTCGGCCCGGGGGTCCCGGCACCGCCGGCACTGCGCGGAGCCGGGGGAGGTTAAACCATAGTGGTGCGTCCCCCATGGAGCATCAGCGGACTGCCGAGGAGCCGGGGCCCCGGCCGCTCCCCGCTTTTGGGCAG GATGGGAAGCCGCACTCGGGCGCTCCAGGCtccggcacaggggaccccgaGGACCTGCTGGACGTGGCACAGACCCCCCCGCTGCAGGGATACTcggtgctgcaggggctggtggGGCCGGCCTGCATCTTCCTTCGGCAGAGCATTGCCATCACCCAGCGG gACCGGGAGCTGCGGCCTGAGGAGATTGAAG agctgaAGCAGGCGTTCCGGGAGTTTGACAAGGACCATGATGGCTACATCAGCTACAAGGACCTGGGCGAGTGCATGCGGACCATGGGCTACATGCCCACGGAAATGGAGCTCATCGAGCTGTCCCAGCAGATCA ctgggggcaAGGTGGATTTTGATGattttgtggagctgatggGCCCCAAGATGCTGGCAGAGACAGCGGATATGATTGGGATCAAGGAGCTGCGTGATGCCTTCCGTGAG TTTGACACCAATGGGGACGGGCAGATCAGCATGCCGGAGCTGCGGGAGGCCATGCGCAagctcctggggcagcagctcAACTACCGGGAGGTGGATGAGATTCTCAAGGATGTGGATCTCAATGGCGATGGCCTGGTGGACTTCGAAGgtaggagcagggaaggggccAGGAGCACCCCCAGGGACATCTGGGATGTTCCGCGTGTGTTTTTCCCCGGCAGAGTTTGTGCGGATGATGTCGCGCTGAGGGTGGCGTGTGCCAACGCGGGACCCAAGCCCCCCGTGCCTTACGAAGAGGAGGGGGCCACAGAGGGAcccccagctccaggggctggggcGGTGCTGGCGCAGCAGCGCTCGTGCCTGGGGTGA
- the CABP2 gene encoding calcium-binding protein 2 isoform X2, protein MFFLFRGPQRRGTGSPAPLTCRGAPRHHGPGRRGARRSRPAPRPGGPGTAGTARSRGRLNHSGASPMEHQRTAEEPGPRPLPAFGQDGKPHSGAPGSGTGDPEDLLDVAQTPPLQGYSVLQGLVGPACIFLRQSIAITQRDRELRPEEIEELKQAFREFDKDHDGYISYKDLGECMRTMGYMPTEMELIELSQQITGGKVDFDDFVELMGPKMLAETADMIGIKELRDAFREISMPELREAMRKLLGQQLNYREVDEILKDVDLNGDGLVDFEGRSREGARSTPRDIWDVPRVFFPGRVCADDVALRVACANAGPKPPVPYEEEGATEGPPAPGAGAVLAQQRSCLG, encoded by the exons ATGTTCTTCCTCTTCCGCGGGCCGCAGCGGCGCGGCACCGGCAGCCCCGCGCCCCTCACCTGCCGGGGCGCCCCCCGGCACCACGGCCCCGGCCGGAGGGGtgcccgccgctcccgcccggccccTCGGCCCGGGGGTCCCGGCACCGCCGGCACTGCGCGGAGCCGGGGGAGGTTAAACCATAGTGGTGCGTCCCCCATGGAGCATCAGCGGACTGCCGAGGAGCCGGGGCCCCGGCCGCTCCCCGCTTTTGGGCAG GATGGGAAGCCGCACTCGGGCGCTCCAGGCtccggcacaggggaccccgaGGACCTGCTGGACGTGGCACAGACCCCCCCGCTGCAGGGATACTcggtgctgcaggggctggtggGGCCGGCCTGCATCTTCCTTCGGCAGAGCATTGCCATCACCCAGCGG gACCGGGAGCTGCGGCCTGAGGAGATTGAAG agctgaAGCAGGCGTTCCGGGAGTTTGACAAGGACCATGATGGCTACATCAGCTACAAGGACCTGGGCGAGTGCATGCGGACCATGGGCTACATGCCCACGGAAATGGAGCTCATCGAGCTGTCCCAGCAGATCA ctgggggcaAGGTGGATTTTGATGattttgtggagctgatggGCCCCAAGATGCTGGCAGAGACAGCGGATATGATTGGGATCAAGGAGCTGCGTGATGCCTTCCGTGAG ATCAGCATGCCGGAGCTGCGGGAGGCCATGCGCAagctcctggggcagcagctcAACTACCGGGAGGTGGATGAGATTCTCAAGGATGTGGATCTCAATGGCGATGGCCTGGTGGACTTCGAAGgtaggagcagggaaggggccAGGAGCACCCCCAGGGACATCTGGGATGTTCCGCGTGTGTTTTTCCCCGGCAGAGTTTGTGCGGATGATGTCGCGCTGAGGGTGGCGTGTGCCAACGCGGGACCCAAGCCCCCCGTGCCTTACGAAGAGGAGGGGGCCACAGAGGGAcccccagctccaggggctggggcGGTGCTGGCGCAGCAGCGCTCGTGCCTGGGGTGA
- the CABP2 gene encoding calcium-binding protein 2 isoform X3 — MFFLFRGPQRRGTGSPAPLTCRGAPRHHGPGRRGARRSRPAPRPGGPGTAGTARSRGRLNHSGASPMEHQRTAEEPGPRPLPAFGQDGKPHSGAPGSGTGDPEDLLDVAQTPPLQGYSVLQGLVGPACIFLRQSIAITQRDRELRPEEIEELKQAFREFDKDHDGYISYKDLGECMRTMGYMPTEMELIELSQQITGGKVDFDDFVELMGPKMLAETADMIGIKELRDAFREFDTNGDGQISMPELREAMRKLLGQQLNYREVDEILKDVDLNGDGLVDFEEFVRMMSR, encoded by the exons ATGTTCTTCCTCTTCCGCGGGCCGCAGCGGCGCGGCACCGGCAGCCCCGCGCCCCTCACCTGCCGGGGCGCCCCCCGGCACCACGGCCCCGGCCGGAGGGGtgcccgccgctcccgcccggccccTCGGCCCGGGGGTCCCGGCACCGCCGGCACTGCGCGGAGCCGGGGGAGGTTAAACCATAGTGGTGCGTCCCCCATGGAGCATCAGCGGACTGCCGAGGAGCCGGGGCCCCGGCCGCTCCCCGCTTTTGGGCAG GATGGGAAGCCGCACTCGGGCGCTCCAGGCtccggcacaggggaccccgaGGACCTGCTGGACGTGGCACAGACCCCCCCGCTGCAGGGATACTcggtgctgcaggggctggtggGGCCGGCCTGCATCTTCCTTCGGCAGAGCATTGCCATCACCCAGCGG gACCGGGAGCTGCGGCCTGAGGAGATTGAAG agctgaAGCAGGCGTTCCGGGAGTTTGACAAGGACCATGATGGCTACATCAGCTACAAGGACCTGGGCGAGTGCATGCGGACCATGGGCTACATGCCCACGGAAATGGAGCTCATCGAGCTGTCCCAGCAGATCA ctgggggcaAGGTGGATTTTGATGattttgtggagctgatggGCCCCAAGATGCTGGCAGAGACAGCGGATATGATTGGGATCAAGGAGCTGCGTGATGCCTTCCGTGAG TTTGACACCAATGGGGACGGGCAGATCAGCATGCCGGAGCTGCGGGAGGCCATGCGCAagctcctggggcagcagctcAACTACCGGGAGGTGGATGAGATTCTCAAGGATGTGGATCTCAATGGCGATGGCCTGGTGGACTTCGAAG AGTTTGTGCGGATGATGTCGCGCTGA
- the CABP2 gene encoding calcium-binding protein 2 isoform X5, translating to MGNCTKTPERRLPKDGKPHSGAPGSGTGDPEDLLDVAQTPPLQGYSVLQGLVGPACIFLRQSIAITQRDRELRPEEIEELKQAFREFDKDHDGYISYKDLGECMRTMGYMPTEMELIELSQQITGGKVDFDDFVELMGPKMLAETADMIGIKELRDAFREFDTNGDGQISMPELREAMRKLLGQQLNYREVDEILKDVDLNGDGLVDFEEFVRMMSR from the exons ATGGGCAACTGCACCAAGACCCCTGAGCGACGGCTCCCAAAG GATGGGAAGCCGCACTCGGGCGCTCCAGGCtccggcacaggggaccccgaGGACCTGCTGGACGTGGCACAGACCCCCCCGCTGCAGGGATACTcggtgctgcaggggctggtggGGCCGGCCTGCATCTTCCTTCGGCAGAGCATTGCCATCACCCAGCGG gACCGGGAGCTGCGGCCTGAGGAGATTGAAG agctgaAGCAGGCGTTCCGGGAGTTTGACAAGGACCATGATGGCTACATCAGCTACAAGGACCTGGGCGAGTGCATGCGGACCATGGGCTACATGCCCACGGAAATGGAGCTCATCGAGCTGTCCCAGCAGATCA ctgggggcaAGGTGGATTTTGATGattttgtggagctgatggGCCCCAAGATGCTGGCAGAGACAGCGGATATGATTGGGATCAAGGAGCTGCGTGATGCCTTCCGTGAG TTTGACACCAATGGGGACGGGCAGATCAGCATGCCGGAGCTGCGGGAGGCCATGCGCAagctcctggggcagcagctcAACTACCGGGAGGTGGATGAGATTCTCAAGGATGTGGATCTCAATGGCGATGGCCTGGTGGACTTCGAAG AGTTTGTGCGGATGATGTCGCGCTGA
- the NDUFV1 gene encoding NADH dehydrogenase [ubiquinone] flavoprotein 1, mitochondrial, whose product MAGRQLLALRRLPAASFSTAPKKTQFGSLRDEDRIFTNLYGRHDWRLQGALRRGDWYKTKEILLKGVDWILGEIKTSGLRGRGGAGFPTGLKWSFMNKPPDGRPKYLVVNADEGEPGTCKDREIMRHDPHKLLEGCLVAGRAMGARAAYIYIRGEFYNEASNLQVAIREAYEAGLLGGDACGSGYAFDVFVVRGAGAYICGEETALIESIEGKQGKPRLKPPFPADVGVFGCPTTVANVETVSVAPTICRRGGAWFASFGRERNSGTKLFNISGHVNTPCTVEEEMSVPLKELIEKHAGGVRGGWDNLLAVIPGGSSTPLLPKSVCETVLMDFDSLVQVQSGLGTAAVIVMDKSTDIIKAIARLIEFYKHESCGQCTPCREGVDWMNKVMARFVRGDAQAAEIDALWEISKQIEGHTICALGDGAAWPVQGLIRHFRPELEERMRRYNEAKARAASA is encoded by the exons ATGGCcggcaggcagctgctggcgCTGCGGCGTCTGCCCGCCGCCTCCTTCTCG ACGGCGCCCAAGAAGACGCAGTTCGGGTCGCTGCGGGATGAGGACCGGATTTTCACCAACCTCTACGGGCGGCACGACTGGCG GCTGCAGGGCGCGCTGCGCCGCGGCGACTGGTACAAGACGAAGGAGATCCTGCTCAAGGGCGTGGACTGGATCCTCGGCGAGATCAAGACctcggggctgcggggccgcggcggcgcCGGGTTCCCCACCGGGCTCAAGTGGAGCTTCATGAACAAACCCCCGGACGGGAG ACCCAAGTACCTGGTGGTGAACGCGGACGAGGGCGAGCCGGGCACCTGCAAGGACCGGGAGATCATGCGGCACGACCCGCACAAGCTGCTGGAGGGCTGCCTGGTGGCGGGGCGGGCTATGGGCGCCCGCGCCGCGTACATCTACATCCGCGGGGAGTTCTACAACGAGGCCTCCAACCTGCAG GTGGCCATCCGTGAGGCATACGAGGCCGGGCTGCTGGGCGGCGATGCCTGCGGGTCGGGATACGCCTTCGATGTGTTCGTGGTGCGTGGTGCCGGTGCCTACATCTGCGGGGAGGAGACGGCGCTCATCGAGTCCATCGAGGGCAAGCAGGGAAAGCCCCGCCTCAAGCCCCCCTTCCCCGCCGACGTGG GTGTGTTCGGCTGCCCCACCACGGTGGCTAATGTGGAGACAGTGTCGGTGGCCCCCACGATCTGCCGGCGTGGTGGCGCCTGGTTCGCCAGCTTCGGCCGGGAGCGGAATTCCGGCACCAAGCTCTTCAACATCTCGGGGCACGTCAACACGCCCTGCACGGTGGAGGAGGAGATGTCGGTGCCGCTCAAGGAGCTCATTGAGAAACACGCCG GGGGTGTCCGCGGGGGCTGGGACAACCTGCTGGCCGTCATCCCGGGTGGCTCCTCCACGCCGCTGCTGCCCAAGTCCGTGTGTGAGACAGTGCTGATGGACTTCGATTCCCTGGTGCAGGTGCAGAGCGGGCTGGGCACAGCCGCCGTCATTGTCATGGACAAATCG ACCGACATCATCAAAGCCATTGCGCGCCTGATCGAGTTCTACAAGCACGAGAGCTGCGGACAGTGCACCCCATGCCGGGAAG GTGTGGACTGGATGAACAAGGTGATGGCGCGGTTCGTGCGGGGCGATGCGCAGGCCGCCGAGATCGACGCACTCTGGGAGATCAGCAAGCAGATCGAGGGACACACCATCTGCGCCCTGGGCGACGGCGCGGCCTGGCCCGTGCAG GGCCTCATCCGCCACTTCCGCCCCGAGCTCGAGGAGAGGATGCGGCGCTACAACGAGGCCAAAGCCCGAGCAGCGTCGGCATAA
- the NUDT8 gene encoding mitochondrial coenzyme A diphosphatase NUDT8 gives MAEAGCGSHPWQGLSHTQPKGCTPDGGCRTPGGGMAKLAGGFIPAGSRSTLGGGCRTRGTEEPRPGRARCGGRCRSLPASLLPRCSCPPRADAMAGPGGAGGAEDAGDVLSGGSERRCRARLAAGGAAAAAAAVLVPLCSVRGRPALLFTLRSRRLAGPHSGDVSFPGGRRDPADGDAVATALRETREELGVAVAATSVWGQLRTLPDRHGMTVAPVVANLGPLEALTLTPNPDEVEEVFTLPLAHLLCEENQGYTHFRTASGYGYTLPVFLNGPHKVWGLTAIVTELTLELLVPGHYRRKTHVPPRKAPA, from the exons ATGGCAGAGGCGGGATGTGGGTCACACCCCTGGCAAGGGCTGTCGCACACCCAGCCAAAGGGTTGCACGCCTGACGGCGGCTGCCGCACACCTGGCGGGGGCATGGCCAAGCTGGCAGGTGGTTTCATACCCGCTGGAAGCCGCTCCACTCTAGGAGGAGGCTGCCGCACCCGCGGGACAGAAGAGCCGCGGCCGGGGCGGGCTCGGTGCGGGGGGCGGTGCCGGTCCCTCCCTGCGTCCCTCCTCCCTCGCTGCTCCTGCCCGCCCCGTGCCGACGCCATGGCGGGCCCGGGCGGTGCCGGCGGTGCCGAGGACGCCGGGGATGTGCTGAGCGGCGGCAGCGAGCGGCGGTGCCGGGCGCGGCtggcggcggggggcgcggcggcggcggcggccgcggtgCTGGTGCCGCTGTGCTCGGTGCGCGGCCGCCCCGCGCTGCTCTTCACGCTCCGCTCCCGCCGCCTCGCCGGCCCCCACAGCGGCGATGTCAG CTTCCCCGGTgggcggcgggacccggcggacGGGGACGCGGTGGCCACGGCTCTGCGGGAGACGcgggaggagctgggggtggcGGTGGCAGCCACCAGCGTCTGGGGACAGCTGCGAACGCTGCCCGACCGG CACGGAATGACCGTGGCGCCCGTTGTGGCCAACCTGGGGCCGCTGGAGGCCTTGACGCTGACCCCCAACCCTGACGAG GTGGAGGAGGTGTTTACCCTGCCCCTGGCTCACCTGCTCTGCGAGGAGAACCAGGGCTACACCCACTTCCGCACAGCCAGCGGCTACGGATATACCTTGCCCGTGTTCCTCAACGGCCCCCACAAAGTGTGGGGGCTCACGGCCATCGTCACTGAGCTgaccctggagctgctggtgcccgGCCACTACCGCAGGAAAACCCATGTGCCGCCCCGGAAAGCCCCAGCCTGA
- the MTCH2 gene encoding mitochondrial carrier homolog 2 has product MADAASQVLLGSGLTVLSQPLMYVKVLVQVGYEPLPPTLGRNIFGRQVYQLPGLFSYAKHIVKVDGRAGLFKGLAPRLCSSAIGTVVHSKVLQRYQEAEQAEPGASKKEPVSSLEQVLKETSREMVARSAATLITHPFHVITLRCMVQFIGRETKYSGTLSAFTTIYREEGILGFFAGLIPRLLGDILSLWLCNMLAYLINTYALENGVSTMTEMKSYSQAVTGFFASMLTYPFVLVSNLMAVNNCGLAGGLLPYAPTYSSWLDCWSQLHREGNMSRGNSLFFRKVPAGKRYVWEERRFR; this is encoded by the exons ATGGCGGACGCGGCTTcgcaggtgctgctgggctcGGGGCTCACCGTGCTCTCGCAGCCGCTCATGTACGTGAAGGTGCTGGTGCAG GTGGGCTACGAGCCGCTGCCGCCCACCCTGGGGAGGAACATCTTCGGCCGCCAGGTATATCAGCTGCCCGGCCTCTTCTCTTACG ccaAACACATCGTGAAGGTGGACGGGAGAGCGGGACTCTTCAAAGGCCTCGCCCCCCGCCTCTGCTCCAGCGCCATCGGCACCGTGGTGCACAGCAAAGTGCTGCAG CGGTACCAGGAGGCCGAGCAGGCTGAG CCTGGAGCCAGCAAGAAGGAGCCGGTGTCCTCACTGGAGCAGGTGCTCAAGgag ACCTCCCGAGAGATGGTTGCGCGCTCCGCTGCCACCCTCATCACCCACCCCTTCCATG TGATCACCCTACGCTGCATGGTGCAGTTCATCGGCCGCGAGACCAAGTACAG CGGGACACTAAGCGCCTTCACCACAATCTACCGGGAAGAGGGAATCCTGGGATTCTTTGC CGGCCTCATCCCGCGGCTCCTCGGGGACATCCtctccctgtggctgtgtaACATGCTGGCCTACCTCATCAACACATACGCGCTGGAGAACGGG GTCTCCACCATGACTGAGATGAAGAGCTACTCCCAGGCGGTCACTGGG TTCTTTGCCAGCATGCTGACATACCCCTTCGTCCTGGTCTCCAACCTGATGGCCGTGAACAACTGCGG gTTGGCCGGGGGTCTCCTTCCCTACGCACCCACCTACTCTTCCTGGCTGGATTGCTGGAgccagctgcacagggag GGCAACATGAGCCGAGGGAACAGCCTGTTCTTCCGCAAGGTTCCAGCAGGGAAGCGATACGTGTGGGAGGAGCGGCGGTTCCGCTGA